A window of Candidatus Kinetoplastibacterium crithidii (ex Angomonas deanei ATCC 30255) contains these coding sequences:
- the tkt gene encoding transketolase gives MNKDIYKSKIVLADAIRVLAMDAVQQANSGHPGAPMGMAEMAQAIWKDNLKHNPNDPGWINRDRFVLSNGHSSMLLYAVLHLTGYDVSMNDIRNFRQLHSKTPGHPEVGITPGIETTTGPLGQGLANAVGMALAESLLAEEFNKPGFDIINHNTYAMVGDGCLMEGISHEVCSLAGTLKLSKLIVLYDDNGISIDGNVKHWFNDDTAGRFRGYGWNVITDINGHDASAINAAIKLARSQSKKPTIIICKTTIGKGSPNMAGTHNVHGSPLGKDEILASREFLGWPHDPFVIPQEMYDAWDARESGEKAQAIWKSKFDSYAIEYPSFAHELKRRMNGELPCNFDEFVQNFIKTTVKKAETLATRKASQLAIAEIANTLPEFLGGSADLTGSNYTDWKGVAPVRAANDKGISFGRHINYGVREFGMAAIMNGIALHGGYLPFGGTFLTFSDYSRNAIRMAALMKQRVIHVFTHDSIGLGEDGPTHQSIEHVASLRLIPNLSVWRPCDTVETVVAWEYAIKRPVSVGMDVRDGGPTALLLSRQNLPFVERDSSTINSIEKGGYILKDVDNAQAIIIATGSEIAIALDAQNKLNELGIGVRIVSMPSTDVFDKQDNSWKEKVLPGNLPKIAIEAGVTSGWYKYVGLDGLVLGIDRYGESAPAGELFKFFGLTSDNVVSSVKKILSLKGV, from the coding sequence ATGAACAAAGACATATATAAATCTAAAATTGTTTTGGCTGATGCCATTCGTGTTCTAGCAATGGATGCAGTGCAGCAAGCTAACTCTGGGCATCCTGGTGCTCCTATGGGTATGGCAGAGATGGCACAGGCAATATGGAAAGATAATTTAAAACATAATCCAAATGATCCAGGATGGATTAATAGAGATCGTTTTGTTTTGTCAAATGGTCACAGTTCTATGTTGCTTTACGCTGTTTTGCATTTAACTGGCTATGATGTTTCAATGAACGATATTAGGAATTTTCGTCAGTTGCATTCTAAAACCCCTGGGCATCCTGAAGTTGGAATTACTCCAGGTATAGAAACAACAACAGGACCTCTTGGTCAGGGGTTAGCTAATGCTGTTGGTATGGCATTAGCAGAATCTTTATTAGCAGAAGAGTTTAATAAGCCAGGTTTTGATATCATAAATCACAATACATATGCAATGGTGGGAGATGGTTGCCTTATGGAAGGCATTTCTCATGAAGTTTGTTCTCTTGCTGGCACGTTAAAATTATCTAAACTAATAGTTTTATACGATGATAATGGTATTTCTATAGATGGAAATGTAAAACATTGGTTTAATGACGATACTGCAGGACGATTCAGAGGATATGGTTGGAACGTTATTACAGATATAAATGGTCATGATGCTTCTGCTATAAATGCAGCTATAAAGTTAGCTCGCTCTCAATCTAAAAAACCAACAATAATTATTTGCAAAACTACCATTGGCAAAGGTTCGCCAAATATGGCAGGTACTCATAATGTGCATGGATCTCCTTTAGGTAAGGATGAGATATTAGCATCTAGAGAATTTCTTGGATGGCCTCATGATCCATTCGTGATTCCTCAAGAAATGTATGATGCTTGGGATGCTAGGGAATCTGGGGAGAAGGCGCAAGCAATATGGAAATCTAAATTTGATTCTTATGCAATTGAATATCCAAGTTTTGCTCATGAACTTAAACGTAGAATGAACGGTGAGTTACCATGTAATTTTGATGAGTTTGTTCAAAACTTTATAAAAACAACAGTTAAAAAAGCAGAAACCTTAGCTACAAGAAAAGCTTCTCAACTTGCAATTGCAGAGATAGCTAATACATTGCCTGAATTTTTAGGAGGTTCTGCTGATTTGACAGGTTCTAACTATACAGATTGGAAAGGAGTTGCTCCTGTTAGAGCTGCTAATGATAAAGGGATATCATTTGGAAGACATATTAATTACGGTGTTCGTGAATTCGGTATGGCTGCAATTATGAATGGTATTGCATTGCATGGAGGCTACTTGCCTTTTGGCGGAACATTTTTAACTTTCTCAGATTATTCTCGTAATGCAATTCGTATGGCTGCCTTAATGAAACAAAGGGTTATACATGTATTCACGCATGATTCTATAGGATTAGGAGAAGATGGTCCCACTCATCAGTCTATTGAACATGTGGCTAGTTTACGTCTGATTCCAAATTTATCAGTATGGAGGCCTTGTGATACTGTAGAAACTGTAGTTGCTTGGGAATATGCAATTAAGAGGCCAGTCAGTGTTGGTATGGATGTTAGAGATGGTGGTCCTACGGCATTATTGCTTTCCAGGCAAAACCTTCCTTTTGTCGAACGTGATTCTTCTACAATTAACTCTATAGAAAAGGGCGGTTATATCCTAAAAGATGTTGACAATGCACAAGCAATAATTATTGCTACAGGTTCAGAAATTGCTATAGCTTTGGATGCCCAAAATAAATTAAATGAATTAGGTATTGGGGTTAGGATAGTTTCTATGCCTAGCACCGATGTTTTTGATAAACAAGATAATAGTTGGAAAGAAAAAGTTTTGCCAGGCAATCTTCCAAAGATTGCAATAGAAGCTGGTGTAACTTCCGGATGGTATAAGTATGTTGGCTTAGATGGTTTGGTTTTAGGTATAGATCGTTATGGAGAATCAGCTCCAGCCGGAGAGTTATTTAAATTTTTTGGATTGACATCAGATAATGTTGTTTCGTCAGTGAAAAAGATTTTGTCATTGAAAGGGGTTTAG
- the gap gene encoding type I glyceraldehyde-3-phosphate dehydrogenase, translating into MSIRVAINGYGRIGRNILRAHYEGGKKHDIEIVAINDMGNVESSAHLTRFDTAHGRFTGTVSVEKDCMIVNGDRIRMFSNRNPEELPWRDLGIDVVMECTGIFTSKSKAMVHINNGAKKVVISAPGGSDVDATIVFGVNDNLLKSNHTIISNASCTTNCLVPLVKPLHDSIGIETGLMTTVHSYTNDQVLTDVSHNDLRRARSATMNMIPTKTGAAAAVGLVLPDLKGKLDGYSIRVPTINVSLVDLSFVAKRSTSVDEVNETIRLASEGYLKGVLEFNQDLLVSSDYNHNPASSIFDSTLTKVSGRLVKVFSWYDNEWGFSNRMLDTTIALMFAK; encoded by the coding sequence ATGTCTATCAGAGTGGCTATTAATGGTTATGGGCGAATAGGTCGGAATATTTTAAGAGCTCATTATGAAGGTGGAAAAAAACATGATATAGAAATTGTTGCTATAAATGATATGGGCAATGTGGAGTCTAGTGCTCATTTAACAAGATTTGATACTGCCCATGGAAGATTTACAGGTACAGTTTCTGTAGAAAAAGATTGTATGATAGTTAATGGTGACAGAATTAGAATGTTTTCTAATAGGAATCCAGAAGAATTGCCTTGGAGAGATTTAGGTATTGATGTTGTTATGGAGTGCACTGGTATTTTTACATCTAAATCGAAGGCTATGGTGCATATTAATAATGGAGCTAAGAAAGTTGTGATATCTGCTCCAGGTGGTAGTGATGTAGATGCAACTATTGTTTTTGGAGTTAATGATAATTTACTGAAATCTAATCATACAATTATTTCTAATGCTTCTTGTACTACAAATTGTTTGGTGCCTTTAGTTAAACCTCTTCATGATTCTATTGGTATAGAAACAGGTCTTATGACCACAGTGCACTCATATACCAATGATCAAGTTTTAACAGATGTTTCGCATAATGATTTGCGTAGGGCAAGATCTGCAACCATGAATATGATTCCAACAAAAACTGGAGCAGCTGCTGCAGTTGGTTTGGTACTTCCTGATTTAAAAGGCAAGTTAGATGGATATTCAATAAGAGTCCCAACTATTAATGTTTCATTGGTAGATTTATCTTTTGTTGCAAAAAGGAGTACTTCTGTTGATGAGGTAAATGAAACAATTAGATTGGCCTCTGAAGGTTATCTAAAGGGTGTTTTAGAATTTAATCAAGATTTGTTAGTTTCTAGTGATTACAATCACAATCCTGCATCAAGCATTTTTGATTCTACCTTGACAAAGGTATCTGGAAGACTTGTTAAAGTATTTTCATGGTATGACAATGAATGGGGGTTCTCCAATAGAATGCTAGATACTACGATTGCGTTAATGTTTGCCAAGTAG
- a CDS encoding phosphoglycerate kinase yields the protein MTKVKTLRELSKSGFLLNKKVFIRADLNVPFDNEGHITEDTRIRASVPGIRMALDAGAAVMVTSHLGRPKEGIFTKQDSLVRVAQRLSEILGMQIELIKDWVDGVKVAPGQVVLLENCRVNVGEKNNDEDLSRKMAALCDVYVNDAFGTAHRIEASTYGIAKFAPVACAGPLLEQELHALGKVFEQPKKPLVAIVGGSKVSTKLSVLRFLSQKVDYLIVGGGIANTFMMATGLPIGKSLVEPGELENANIIINSMRNRGADVPIPVDVVCAKSFSSESLGVLKKSEDVSEDDMILDIGPETSEMFGSILERAGTIVWNGPVGVFEFKSFASGTEFISKKIAKTNAFSVAGGGDTLAAIDKFGVLNEIDYISTGGGAFLEFLEGKKLPAVSILEERAND from the coding sequence ATGACCAAAGTAAAAACTCTAAGAGAGTTATCAAAATCAGGTTTTTTGCTAAATAAAAAGGTTTTTATTAGGGCCGATTTGAATGTGCCTTTTGATAATGAAGGTCATATCACAGAAGATACTAGGATAAGAGCTTCAGTGCCAGGAATTAGAATGGCTTTGGATGCTGGTGCTGCTGTAATGGTTACGTCTCACTTAGGTCGTCCTAAGGAGGGTATATTTACTAAACAAGATTCTTTGGTAAGGGTTGCTCAACGGTTATCAGAAATTTTAGGTATGCAAATCGAGCTAATTAAAGATTGGGTTGATGGTGTTAAGGTTGCCCCTGGTCAGGTTGTTTTGCTAGAAAACTGCCGTGTAAATGTTGGTGAAAAAAATAATGATGAGGATCTATCACGTAAAATGGCAGCCTTATGTGATGTTTATGTAAATGATGCTTTTGGAACAGCTCACAGGATTGAAGCTAGTACTTATGGTATTGCTAAATTTGCTCCTGTGGCTTGTGCTGGTCCTTTATTAGAACAAGAATTACATGCTCTTGGAAAAGTATTTGAACAACCTAAAAAGCCATTAGTTGCTATTGTAGGAGGATCAAAAGTATCTACAAAATTATCTGTTTTAAGATTCTTATCTCAAAAAGTGGATTATTTGATTGTTGGTGGTGGAATAGCTAATACTTTTATGATGGCGACAGGATTGCCTATTGGAAAATCTTTAGTGGAGCCTGGTGAGTTAGAAAATGCTAATATTATAATTAATAGTATGAGGAATAGAGGTGCTGATGTTCCAATACCAGTGGATGTAGTATGTGCCAAATCTTTTAGTTCCGAATCTTTAGGCGTTTTAAAAAAGTCAGAAGATGTATCCGAAGATGATATGATTTTAGATATAGGACCGGAAACATCTGAGATGTTTGGTTCTATTTTGGAAAGAGCTGGCACTATAGTTTGGAATGGACCAGTTGGTGTTTTTGAATTTAAGAGTTTTGCTAGTGGTACAGAATTTATATCTAAAAAAATAGCAAAAACTAATGCCTTCTCAGTCGCTGGAGGAGGAGATACTTTGGCAGCTATAGATAAATTTGGTGTTCTTAATGAAATTGATTATATTTCAACGGGTGGTGGAGCTTTCTTAGAATTTTTAGAGGGCAAGAAGTTACCTGCTGTATCTATATTAGAAGAACGAGCCAATGACTAG
- a CDS encoding inorganic phosphate transporter, translating to MLNIFSGLSVWVCFGLIMALAFVLIYEFINGFHDTANAVATVIYTKAMPPRLAVLLAGIFNFLGVLTGGVGIVYTIVHLLPVELLLNVNSTRGLIMIFSMVSAAIIWNLGTWFFGIPASSSHTLIGSILGVGLANAWENSIPIQDGVNWAKAIDVGLSMIVSPIIGFILAGWIFFLLKSWRPNSNMHYTPKQRRLLEAKKHPPFWNRLILVISAMGVSFAHGSNDGQKGIGLVMLVLIGIVPANYALNLNSTSYQIDRTRNATLHLNDFYNRNYSYINKYLDINKQVINTDITTQLSCNPEMTKITINEIDITLKNLSKYELLSVKQRIDTRKNLLCLDDIAKNIMREQKLPTSEAEDLERLRSDITSTIEYAPLWVVIAVATALGCGTMIGWKRVVMTVGERIGTQGMTYAQGASAQVTAVLAIGAANLLNLPVSTTHVLSSGIAGTIVANKVTLQKNTVKQILLAWILTLPAAISLSAILFLLGIFATKL from the coding sequence ATGCTAAATATATTCTCTGGTTTAAGTGTTTGGGTTTGTTTTGGCCTTATTATGGCTCTAGCATTCGTGCTCATTTATGAATTTATAAATGGATTTCATGACACAGCAAATGCTGTTGCTACAGTAATATATACAAAGGCCATGCCTCCTAGACTAGCAGTTCTACTTGCAGGAATATTCAACTTTTTAGGAGTCCTGACTGGTGGTGTAGGAATAGTCTACACCATAGTACACTTACTCCCTGTAGAATTATTATTAAACGTAAACAGTACACGCGGTCTAATAATGATTTTTTCTATGGTATCTGCAGCGATAATCTGGAATCTTGGAACATGGTTTTTTGGCATACCAGCCTCTAGTTCTCATACTCTTATTGGATCAATACTAGGTGTTGGATTAGCAAATGCATGGGAAAATAGCATACCAATACAGGATGGGGTCAATTGGGCCAAAGCTATAGATGTAGGGTTATCCATGATAGTATCCCCAATCATAGGATTTATATTAGCAGGATGGATATTTTTTCTGTTAAAAAGCTGGAGACCAAATTCAAATATGCATTATACTCCTAAGCAAAGACGGCTTTTAGAAGCTAAGAAACACCCTCCATTCTGGAATCGTTTGATACTTGTTATATCTGCTATGGGAGTTAGCTTTGCACATGGGTCAAACGATGGGCAGAAAGGAATAGGATTAGTAATGTTGGTATTAATAGGCATAGTTCCAGCAAATTATGCTTTAAACTTAAATAGCACATCATATCAAATAGATAGAACAAGAAACGCAACTCTTCACCTAAATGACTTTTACAATAGAAATTATAGTTATATCAATAAATATCTAGACATAAATAAACAGGTTATCAATACTGATATAACTACACAATTAAGTTGTAATCCAGAAATGACAAAAATAACCATAAATGAAATTGATATAACTCTAAAAAATCTATCTAAATATGAACTTTTATCTGTTAAACAAAGAATAGACACTAGAAAAAACTTACTTTGTCTTGATGACATAGCTAAAAATATTATGAGAGAACAAAAACTGCCAACATCTGAAGCAGAAGATTTAGAAAGACTGAGATCTGACATAACATCAACAATCGAATATGCACCATTATGGGTTGTCATTGCTGTAGCAACAGCTCTTGGATGTGGGACAATGATAGGATGGAAAAGAGTTGTAATGACAGTTGGAGAAAGGATAGGCACTCAAGGAATGACTTATGCTCAAGGAGCTTCTGCTCAAGTTACAGCGGTTTTGGCAATAGGAGCAGCCAATTTATTAAATCTACCAGTTTCAACCACACACGTACTATCATCAGGAATAGCTGGGACAATAGTTGCTAATAAAGTTACTCTGCAAAAAAACACTGTCAAACAAATACTGCTGGCATGGATTCTCACTTTGCCAGCAGCAATTTCTTTATCTGCTATTTTATTTTTACTTGGTATATTTGCAACAAAACTCTAG
- the fba gene encoding class II fructose-bisphosphate aldolase (catalyzes the reversible aldol condensation of dihydroxyacetonephosphate and glyceraldehyde 3-phosphate in the Calvin cycle, glycolysis, and/or gluconeogenesis) — translation MSLVSMRQLLDHAAENCYGIPAFNVNNLEQVQAIMEAAHETNSPVIMQASAGARKYAGECFLKNLIKAAVESYPHIPVVMHQDHGQSPSICESAISMGFSSVMMDGSLREDGKTVADYDYNVKVTKKVVEISHKKGVTVEGELGCLGSLETLEGDKEDGHGADGKLTVEQLLTDPNQAVDFVARTQIDALAIAIGTSHGAYKFTRKPTGDILSIKRIKEIHSRLPNTHLVMHGSSSVPQDLLAEIRQFGGDIKETYGVPVEEIQEAIKYGVRKVNIDTDIRLAMTAAIRRFFIENPSKFDPREYLKPARFAAKEICTKRYLQFGSAGYADKITPISLDKMARRYINRDFN, via the coding sequence ATGTCTTTGGTATCTATGCGTCAATTGCTTGATCATGCAGCGGAAAATTGTTATGGCATTCCAGCCTTCAACGTTAACAATTTAGAACAAGTACAGGCTATTATGGAAGCTGCTCATGAAACTAATAGTCCAGTAATAATGCAAGCTTCTGCTGGGGCAAGAAAGTATGCAGGAGAATGTTTTCTGAAAAATCTTATAAAGGCAGCAGTTGAGTCTTACCCTCACATACCTGTGGTGATGCATCAAGATCATGGTCAGTCTCCTAGTATATGTGAGAGCGCTATAAGCATGGGTTTTTCTAGTGTTATGATGGATGGTTCTCTTAGGGAAGATGGTAAAACAGTTGCTGATTATGACTACAATGTTAAGGTTACAAAAAAAGTTGTAGAGATATCACATAAAAAAGGTGTTACTGTCGAGGGAGAGTTAGGATGTTTAGGATCATTAGAAACATTAGAAGGTGATAAAGAGGATGGTCATGGAGCAGATGGCAAATTAACTGTTGAACAATTATTGACAGACCCTAATCAAGCTGTTGATTTTGTAGCTAGAACTCAAATTGATGCTTTGGCTATTGCAATAGGTACTAGTCATGGTGCTTATAAATTTACAAGAAAACCTACTGGAGATATTTTATCTATTAAAAGAATAAAGGAAATACACTCAAGATTACCTAATACACATTTAGTTATGCATGGTAGTTCTAGTGTTCCACAAGATCTCTTGGCAGAAATAAGACAGTTTGGTGGTGATATAAAGGAGACATATGGTGTGCCTGTAGAGGAAATACAGGAGGCCATAAAATATGGTGTTCGAAAAGTTAATATAGATACTGATATTAGGTTAGCTATGACTGCAGCCATACGGAGATTTTTTATAGAGAATCCAAGTAAGTTTGATCCTCGTGAATATTTGAAACCTGCTCGTTTTGCCGCTAAAGAAATATGTACCAAAAGATATTTACAATTTGGATCAGCAGGTTATGCTGATAAAATAACTCCTATAAGTTTGGATAAAATGGCTAGGCGTTATATAAATAGAGATTTCAATTAA
- a CDS encoding phosphoribosylaminoimidazolesuccinocarboxamide synthase: protein MNALLQSGIKSLPLISRGKVRDIYAVDDDKLLIVVTDRISAFDVILDDPIPGKGLVLNKMTEFWLNKLQHIVPNHSTGIAPETVVSVDEIEFVKDRAVVVKRLKPIMIEAVVRGYLIGSGWQEYQKTGSVCGIKLPGALNKASKLEEVIFTPAAKAEQGSHDENVSFSYVKSLVGNDLANKIKDISIQLYQEAYGFAIARGIIIADTKFEFGLDQNGVLYLMDEVLTPDSSRFWPLDSYEEGSSPVSFDKQFVRDWLELQNWNKTAPAPKLPKDVIQKTSDKYYEALDRFTS from the coding sequence ATGAATGCATTATTGCAATCTGGTATAAAATCATTACCATTAATTTCTAGAGGTAAGGTACGTGATATTTATGCTGTTGATGATGATAAATTATTAATTGTTGTAACTGATAGAATTTCTGCTTTTGATGTTATTTTGGATGATCCTATTCCTGGTAAGGGTTTAGTATTAAATAAAATGACGGAATTTTGGCTTAATAAACTACAGCATATAGTACCTAATCACTCTACTGGAATTGCTCCTGAAACTGTAGTTTCAGTTGATGAGATAGAATTCGTTAAAGATAGGGCAGTAGTAGTAAAAAGATTGAAGCCAATAATGATTGAGGCTGTTGTTAGAGGTTATCTGATTGGTTCTGGTTGGCAAGAATATCAAAAAACAGGGTCTGTATGCGGAATTAAACTACCAGGTGCTTTAAATAAGGCAAGTAAACTTGAGGAAGTTATTTTTACTCCTGCTGCAAAAGCTGAGCAAGGCTCACACGATGAGAATGTTAGCTTTAGCTATGTTAAAAGTTTGGTTGGCAACGACTTAGCTAATAAAATTAAAGATATCAGCATTCAGTTGTACCAAGAAGCTTATGGATTTGCAATAGCTAGAGGCATCATCATTGCTGATACTAAGTTTGAATTTGGCTTGGATCAAAATGGTGTTTTGTATTTGATGGATGAAGTATTAACTCCAGATTCTTCTCGTTTTTGGCCTCTTGATAGTTATGAGGAAGGATCAAGTCCAGTTTCATTTGACAAGCAATTTGTAAGAGATTGGCTGGAGTTACAAAACTGGAATAAAACTGCCCCTGCTCCTAAGCTTCCAAAGGATGTTATTCAGAAGACTTCAGATAAATATTATGAAGCTCTTGATAGATTTACAAGTTAA
- the purE gene encoding 5-(carboxyamino)imidazole ribonucleotide mutase has product MQKSNVPIVGLVMGSSSDWDIMKQSARILDEFNLFYEAKVVSAHRMPKEMVDYAVSASSRGLQGIIAGAGGAAHLPGMIASLTELPVFGVPIPSKYLLGEDSLLSIVQMPKGIPVATFAIGEAGAINASLHLIANLSVHDGALRNQLKEYRQHQNELACSMKLPF; this is encoded by the coding sequence ATGCAAAAATCAAATGTTCCTATTGTTGGATTGGTTATGGGTTCATCAAGTGATTGGGATATTATGAAACAATCAGCGAGAATCTTGGATGAGTTTAATTTGTTTTATGAGGCTAAAGTAGTTTCTGCTCATAGAATGCCTAAGGAAATGGTAGATTATGCGGTCTCTGCGTCTAGTAGAGGGTTGCAAGGAATAATTGCTGGTGCTGGTGGGGCAGCTCATTTGCCTGGAATGATTGCTTCTTTAACAGAGTTGCCTGTTTTTGGTGTCCCTATACCATCTAAGTATCTATTAGGAGAAGATTCGTTGCTATCGATTGTTCAGATGCCCAAAGGTATTCCAGTAGCTACATTTGCTATTGGAGAGGCAGGAGCTATAAATGCTTCATTACATTTGATAGCAAACTTATCTGTTCATGATGGAGCATTAAGGAATCAACTGAAAGAATATCGGCAACATCAAAATGAATTGGCATGTAGTATGAAACTCCCTTTCTAA
- a CDS encoding 5-(carboxyamino)imidazole ribonucleotide synthase, which translates to MSLFDSISFIKPGSWLGLLGGGQLGKMFCNSAQQLGYKVVVIDPSNDNPASAVADLHLQSSYDDEDVLNHFSSICKSVTVEFENIPVHSLSFLAKKKVRVCPSYESIAIAQNRILEKEFISSLGIDLAPYAVLYDYEDCINISENLFPGILKVAQLGYDGKGQIRVKDKGQLIKAFDDLGKVPSVFEKMLPLDQELSIVVARGFNGKTQEFPPSINFHSSGILSSSIITSSNHEIYSNIDISRVSFIAKKIIDSLKYTGVLCIEFFIVGNRIIVNEIAPRPHNSGHYSIEACITSQFEQQVRAMVGLPLGDTSLMSSAIMINLLGDVWFDKSSGLQREPNWVQALDILGAKLHLYGKNEARIGRKMGHITLLGNDVYELNKRAYDLCSIIGIDYESV; encoded by the coding sequence ATGTCTTTATTTGATTCTATTAGTTTTATTAAGCCTGGTTCATGGCTTGGTTTGTTGGGTGGTGGTCAATTGGGGAAAATGTTTTGTAATTCAGCACAACAGCTGGGTTACAAAGTAGTGGTCATTGATCCTAGCAATGATAATCCTGCATCTGCTGTGGCTGATTTACATTTACAGTCATCTTATGATGATGAAGATGTCCTTAATCATTTTTCATCTATATGTAAATCTGTGACTGTAGAGTTCGAAAATATACCAGTTCATAGTTTGAGTTTTTTAGCGAAAAAAAAAGTTAGAGTTTGCCCATCATACGAATCAATTGCTATTGCTCAAAATCGTATACTAGAGAAGGAGTTTATAAGTTCCTTAGGTATTGATTTAGCTCCATATGCAGTTTTATATGATTATGAAGATTGCATTAATATAAGTGAGAATTTATTTCCAGGCATTTTGAAAGTTGCTCAATTGGGATATGACGGAAAAGGTCAAATTAGAGTTAAAGATAAGGGGCAGTTAATAAAAGCTTTTGATGATTTAGGTAAAGTTCCATCAGTTTTTGAGAAGATGTTACCTTTAGACCAAGAGTTATCTATTGTTGTTGCTAGAGGTTTTAATGGCAAAACTCAGGAGTTCCCTCCATCTATTAATTTTCATAGCTCAGGTATTCTCTCTAGTTCTATAATTACTAGTTCTAATCATGAAATATACAGTAATATTGATATTTCTAGAGTTAGCTTTATTGCAAAAAAAATTATTGATTCATTAAAATATACTGGAGTGCTGTGTATTGAGTTTTTTATTGTTGGCAATAGAATTATAGTTAATGAAATAGCTCCTAGACCTCATAATAGTGGACATTATTCTATAGAAGCTTGTATTACCAGTCAATTTGAACAGCAAGTTAGAGCAATGGTTGGGTTGCCATTGGGAGATACGTCATTAATGTCTTCTGCTATTATGATTAATTTATTGGGAGACGTGTGGTTTGATAAGTCAAGTGGATTGCAAAGAGAGCCAAATTGGGTGCAGGCGTTAGATATCTTAGGAGCTAAGTTGCATTTATATGGTAAAAATGAGGCAAGAATAGGTCGCAAGATGGGTCATATTACATTGTTGGGTAATGATGTATATGAGTTGAATAAAAGAGCTTATGATCTATGTTCGATAATAGGAATAGATTATGAAAGTGTTTAG
- a CDS encoding L-threonylcarbamoyladenylate synthase, protein MFPTETVYGLGADAENIEAVRKVYSIKGRPLSHPVILHLPKVDDLAYWASDIPDEAYKLADIFWPGPLTLVLKKSSNVPDIVTGGQNTVGIRCPSHPVAQEILIAFAKSKNHKKGALAAPSANMFGKISPTCSSHVYNEFNKEYLKEIFVVDGGVSNIGIESTIIDLSGIREGKKASVLRPGHITEMNIAKIIELESKDLSSNSIVVSGSLKSHYATITPLTVIDDTFFF, encoded by the coding sequence GTGTTTCCAACAGAGACTGTATATGGACTTGGAGCTGATGCTGAAAACATAGAAGCTGTTAGAAAGGTTTACTCGATTAAGGGTCGTCCATTGAGTCATCCTGTGATCCTTCATTTACCTAAAGTAGATGATCTTGCTTATTGGGCTTCTGATATTCCTGATGAGGCATATAAATTGGCTGATATTTTTTGGCCAGGACCTTTAACTTTAGTTTTAAAAAAATCTTCTAATGTTCCAGACATAGTGACTGGAGGGCAGAATACAGTTGGAATAAGGTGTCCATCGCATCCAGTTGCGCAAGAAATTCTTATTGCTTTTGCAAAAAGCAAAAACCATAAAAAAGGAGCTTTAGCTGCTCCTTCTGCTAATATGTTTGGCAAGATATCTCCTACTTGCTCGAGTCATGTATACAATGAATTTAATAAAGAATATTTGAAAGAGATTTTTGTTGTAGATGGTGGGGTTTCAAATATAGGAATTGAATCTACAATTATAGATTTATCAGGTATAAGAGAAGGAAAAAAAGCATCAGTATTGAGGCCAGGGCATATAACAGAAATGAATATTGCGAAAATTATTGAATTAGAATCAAAAGATTTGTCTAGCAATTCAATTGTTGTTTCTGGTTCTCTAAAATCACATTATGCTACTATTACCCCTCTAACTGTTATTGATGATACTTTTTTTTTCTAA
- a CDS encoding Sua5 family C-terminal domain-containing protein yields MILFFSKNLSVFAQKVDRLAVLYYGDKPINVEENIDLYYMSSDPIIYARHLYAMLRKIDSKKYSRIFVKDLPFLAEWDAIRDRLYKAAAGFN; encoded by the coding sequence ATGATACTTTTTTTTTCTAAAAACTTGTCGGTTTTTGCACAAAAAGTTGATAGATTAGCTGTACTATATTATGGAGATAAACCGATTAATGTCGAAGAAAATATAGATTTGTATTATATGTCTTCTGATCCAATAATTTATGCTAGACATTTATACGCTATGTTGAGGAAAATCGATTCTAAAAAATATTCTAGAATATTTGTTAAAGATTTACCTTTTTTAGCTGAATGGGATGCTATCAGAGATAGATTATATAAAGCGGCTGCAGGTTTTAATTAA